The following is a genomic window from Anser cygnoides isolate HZ-2024a breed goose chromosome 33, Taihu_goose_T2T_genome, whole genome shotgun sequence.
ACTTCCCCCAAACCTCAGAGCCGGGGCAGTTGGGCCGCTGGCTGCACTCCTGGCTTTGCTAATGGGGCATttgggctgctggggcagggcattACGACTGAAGATCAGAGTCCCCAGTGGGTCTTGTAGAGGACAGCCCCCTGaacctcctcccttctctcagcgGGAAGAATGGCAGTGTTCTCAATGTTTTCAATCTCAATGTTCTTTGAGAACACGACAGAGAAACAGACGTCTtgcacagccaccacagcatGTTTGACCTCTTTATATTGCCTTTTCTATGGTCACCCGTGGAGGTCTGGGGAGACAGAGAGACGGCCACTGCATGGTCAGGGCTCCTGCCACCCGCTGACTGTGCTCATGTGCCCAGCTGcaactggtggcactgggaagGGGTGAAGGAGACACAGCCAAGCTTTCCCAAGGTCCTCCTCACAGCCATGAACACATCACAGCCATCCAGATCCACGGAGCACTTGAGTAGGAGGTGTGTGTCTGTGCCCTCCTCatgccccttccttccccaaaagTCTTCCGATCGTGTGATCCTAGCTCTGCACAGTGGTCTTTCGTGGAGACGATTCTTGTCAGGGAAATCAAGAAGAGCAGTGGGGCAGCACATTGGTCGCTGCTGGGGGCTCAAGAAAACATGCATCACCCGTAATTGTCAagacaggggaaggggaaaacagcagcaaactgtCCGAGCAGCCATAgctttcctccaccacctgcgcAGAAGTTTGTGTGTCTCCTCTTGTGCTTGAGGacctcttttccatttctgcccaTCCACACCACTCCCCAGGCTCCAGTGCTAGGACCCCCAGCCAACCACTGGGTGCTGCCTCACATAGCATCCCCTGCATGCTGGGTGAGGGCAGAGTGGTGGGAGGCAGCAGTCGTGCCTCCTCACAGCCGTTGTGGCCAGGTGTTCTGGGGGCCTGGCCGTGCAGGTCGCTTTGTGTGCTGGTGTGTGAGGAAGGGCAGCCATGGCCTGGCAGCATGTCTGCAGTATGGGGCTGTGTGGAGCTCTGCTGTCCTACCCGGGCAGAGCTGTGTCCACCAGCTACAAGCAGGCAAGCTGTGTATACAGGGAAGAGCTTCTGGCCAGTGGTGGGGAAAGGCGTGCAAGTGCTCCATGGAgatgtgggaggaagaggagggaaacccgaggggctggaggaaaggCTGGTGGGGGGCCCTCCGCCTCCTTCCTCTGTCCCGTGGCCTCCCAGTTGACTCTAACCAGGCCTTTGCCCTTGGGGAGGCTGTGGCGACCCTCTTGTAATGGCCGTGCTGCGCAGGGCATGGGGAGGAGGTGAGGGAGTGCCTGCAGGCCCCCTGAGGACTCCCCGGTGGCAGCTCCCCAACCTCACAGAAAGAAGCGAATGGAGGAAGGGTCACAGAAAAGACAGGGTCCAGAATGAGGTGCAACAGAGCTTTTATTTCAGgtccaggggagcagggagatggCAGAAAGGCAGCCCCTGACCCCTTGCAGAAGGCAGAGCGCTGGTGAGCAGCAGCCTTGCCACAGGAGGTGTCTGGTGCTTAGCTGCATCATCATGGGGTATTGAGTCCTGAAGCGAAGCTCAAGCAGCGAGGAGAAGGACAGAGGGGCCCCATGAAGGCACAAGGCCTCCAAGCTCTCAAGCCCAGTGATTCTAAAGGGGAGCCTTTCATGGCAACATCAGGTGGGGAAGTTCCAGGGCAGCTCCAGAGCTCTCCTTCttcaggggctggagccagAGGTGGGCTTAGCAAGGCCCGCAGTTGCCGCTGAGGTACCTGTGGCCCCGACGCCAGACTCCGTATCCGCAGCTCCCAAAGGCTccatagcccccatagcctccgaggcctccatagcccccaaggcctccatagcccAAAAGGCCACCATAAcccccaaggcctccatagcccCCAAAGCCACCACGGCCTCCAAAAGTGCCGCCAAAGCCCCCTGCAACACCCGGGACTCCTGCCGAGCCGACCACGGCAtgctgcgggaaggagctgaggatgggccCGGGCAAGGTGAGCACCGTGGCCGGGGGCTGGATCACTACCGTGGAGTCGGGGCACTGCCTCACGCAAGGCTCATTGGCACTGTCAGCCACTGGGACTGGGGCGGCCACCCCACACACAGGAGCacacaggctggagcaggacatCTTCCACGCAGGCAAGGAGTACTGCAAAGAACAGGCAGAATTAGGCAAGGATCTGGGGAGAGGCTGTACTGATGGAGTCAGGGAGAGAGCCGCGAGAAGCCTCCAAGAGCACGACTTACCAGGTGATCTGTTTAGAGACAAGTGGAGGAAGCAGGATAGAGGGCTGCAAAGCCCTCAGCCCTTTTATACCTGTCCCAGACAGCCTGTATCATCAGGCAGGGGGTGGTGTTTGAAGTCCCAGATTTTCAGGCAATAAAGCCAGCATGAATCATGACACACTTGGAGATGTGGGGCAATTATATCCTTCCCCATCAGGGACATTGAAATGCAAACGTTCTCTGGGGAACAGGGTGCCGATGGGAGGAACAGGCCACGACACATAACTTCATGAAAAGCCAGCCACTGCTGAAACTGACCTCACACCACCAATAAACCCTGATTTCTTCCTAATCCTAAACTTTGTCTATGTGGAAGAGTCATGGGCAATTGGTTGAAGAAGCATTTTGCAATCCCGTGCACAGCCAGCACGCCTGCCATTACCTCCCTTTTACGGGCTGGTAAACAGAGGTGGTGGAAGTTTGGGTGAAGGGATGAAGCCATCCCACTCACTTGCAGCAGCTCCCAAACACTCACCATCTCCCTGTACAGGCAAGGGCTGCGAGGCACTCGGGTGGGAGTTCAGGAGCATCCCTAACCGCTgtccttctccctgccctgtgGGACATGTGCTACTCCTTACTCTCCAGTTCTCCTGAAGGCCaagcagagagctgtggctatGTTGGTGTTGTAGGTGAAGCCCGATCTGCCCAGGGGATTAGGAACTCATTGGGGTTTATTGGTGCTGTGAGGTCAGCTTCAGCAGCACCTAGCCTTTCATGTGACTGTCACGGCCTGTCCCTTCCATCACgttcctcttccccagggcaCATTTGAGCCTCAGTGTCCTAATGGGGAGGTATAAAATTGCCCCGCGTTTCCACACGTGTCATGATTTGTGATGTCTTTATTGCATGAATATCTGGGGCTTCCACCTCTGTTCAATGCTGCAGGCTGTCTGGGACAGGTATAAAAGGGCTGAGGGTTTCACAGCCCTCTATCCTGCTTCCTCCACTTGTCTCTTACCAGATCACCTGGGTAAGTCCATGCCTTATGtgcc
Proteins encoded in this region:
- the LOC136788208 gene encoding claw keratin-like, with protein sequence MSCSSLCAPVCGVAAPVPVADSANEPCVRQCPDSTVVIQPPATVLTLPGPILSSFPQHAVVGSAGVPGVAGGFGGTFGGRGGFGGYGGLGGYGGLLGYGGLGGYGGLGGYGGYGAFGSCGYGVWRRGHRYLSGNCGPC